A single region of the Asterias amurensis chromosome 19, ASM3211899v1 genome encodes:
- the LOC139951845 gene encoding uncharacterized protein, which yields MTAERTLELPALGRPMQLGMLYDCRSDTPLPGITLWDPAILHDDRDVILKPGTQFTIISSDGVEDKASALNVEAELKASFLGGLVGVQGSAKYLNDTKTSEHQSRLTLHYEATTRFEHLTMKHLGRHTVQHADVFDQGTATHVVTGILYGAKAFFVFDRDFENDEKMKEVDGKLLVMIKKIPQLETGGAGSVTLSDQEKKEQTHIRCTFHGDYTLTKSPTTFEEAIDVYKQLPTMVGGNGKNGVPLRVWLYPLVKLDDRSPKLVREISVNLISDSQNILEGLDQMQVKCNDTMTQKICTDFPQFVENIATLKKLLLCKKLSFRQFLAHVLPKIRGGSVQESELHQAVVDFEQCPFNLKQVGDWLSSKGKEMSVVNAYVRSFEGIQIISSRADLNALVMNLLAECIVCFAFPCIGHKDEYLTVLSQCLKSNKADSYIPAKGWFNDVSAAKDIRRYARSFVEFNQANLTNPKTIFAVTGFDDGDEATFGGSMFLYEYGVLTTKTFEPPGSPVKLTVSGKSHNSVSLSWQPPSHGISELQHYVVKYREVAVPQSGSTDWIEVQTDGAEGNVTVVGLNPFTSYEFKVVSVCQAGGSQASETTSAKTYPTSPPTQLRKHRASESSIPLVWSKPSQISSGPSQSKVHEEVKTSDQACSFTIGDLHANTRHEFSVSASCSGSVAGAESGSIEILTGLSHETERYAQEIAKRSQVLSQGCMAKGEPAIVQLPLHNVSLHSGATYQSYSFGKTSRNYLQHKVIMVVGATGAGKSTLINAMINYILQVEWEDGFRFKMVDDQADGTSKSQAHSQTQIIKSYTIYSHTNHSIPYTLTIIDTPGFGDTRGIARDKAIIDQIRDFFFHSDTHQIDHIDGIGFVAQASQARLTPTQRYVFDSILSVFGKDISPNILLLVTFADGQQPPLIAAVREAGIPCRDETMFKFNNSALFANTKVESAGSGVDDFCAGASEGGDDTNNFDKMFWRMGFHSLRKFFLVLHQLDPRSLSLTKEVLDERKRLEVSLAGLQPQIKVGICKIEELRREHQILEQHEVEIQANKDFCYEVEVPKSRQIDISGTGNYTTNCCKCHFTCHFPCTIANDLTKFWCSAMSWWGYCNVCPGKCHWRVHFNQNYKFEYYTEKEQRNYTELEERYRDATGKKLTVEQVISQVHQEFEDVQKCVFVLITQSRDSLKRLEEIALRPNPLSTVEYVNLMIESEKREAKPGWAARVVALEDVRKQADLMGQVKLGDFKPFGNLQNEFKVTQKKGKSWFNCTWLPNMPKFMQSTEK from the coding sequence ATGACAGCGGAGAGGACACTTGAGCTTCCGGCATTGGGTCGACCAATGCAGCTCGGAATGCTGTATGATTGCCGCAGTGACACGCCTTTACCAGGAATTACGCTATGGGATCCAGCAATATTACATGATGATCGCGACGTCATTCTGAAGCCTGGGACACAGTTCACTATTATTTCATCAGATGGAGTGGAAGACAAGGCATCCGCCCTGAACGTCGAAGCAGAATTGAAGGCAAGTTTCTTGGGTGGCTTAGTGGGCGTGCAAGGGTCAGCGAAATATCTCAACGACACCAAAACATCTGAGCACCAGTCTCGTCTGACTCTGCATTATGAAGCAACTACAAGGTTTGAACATTTGACAATGAAACATCTTGGAAGACACACTGTTCAGCACGCCGACGTCTTCGATCAAGGTACTGCAACTCATGTTGTAACGGGGATACTGTATGGTGCAAAAGCATTTTTTGTGTTTGACAGGGAttttgaaaatgatgaaaaaatgAAGGAAGTTGATGGTAAATTACTTGTTATGATCAAGAAGATACCTCAACTTGAGACTGGCGGGGCGGGATCAGTCACGCTCAGtgatcaagaaaaaaaagaacaaacacacATACGTTGTACATTTCACGGTGATTATACTCTGACAAAAAGTCCAACAACTTTTGAAGAGGCTATCGATGTATACAAGCAGTTGCCAACAATGGTTGGGGGGAATGGAAAAAATGGCGTACCATTGCGGGTTTGGCTTTACCCCTTAGTTAAACTCGACGACAGGTCCCCCAAACTGGTCCGAGAAATTAGTGTTAATCTAATCAGCGACTCTCAGAATATTCTTGAGGGGTTGGACCAAATGCAGGTAAAATGTAATGACACTATGACGCAAAAAATATGTACAGATTTTCCTCAATTTGTAGAAAATATTGCTACTCTGAAAAAACTGCTCCTCTGTAAGAAGTTGTCCTTCAGACAATTTCTAGCTCATGTGCTGCCCAAAATTCGCGGGGGAAGTGTTCAAGAAAGTGAACTTCACCAAGCTGTTGTTGATTTTGAACAATGTCCGTTCAATTTGAAACAGGTTGGTGATTGGCTAAGTAGCAAAGGGAAAGAGATGAGTGTTGTAAATGCTTATGTGAGATCTTTTGAAGGGATTCAAATCATCAGCTCCCGTGCAGATCTCAATGCATTAGTTATGAACCTTCTGGCTGAGTGCATTGTCTGCTTTGCCTTTCCTTGTATTGGACATAAAGATGAGTACCTTACTGTACTGTCCCAATGTCTCAAGTCTAACAAGGCAGATTCGTACATTCCGGCAAAGGGGTGGTTTAATGATGTGTCGGCAGCCAAGGACATTAGGAGATATGCTCGAAGCTTTGTTGAGTTTAACCAGGCGAACTTAACGAATCCCAAAACCATCTTTGCGGTGACAGGGTTTGACGATGGTGATGAAGCTACTTTTGGTGGGTCAATGTTTCTGTACGAGTACGGGGTTCTAACGACAAAGACTTTTGAACCACCAGGTAGTCCAGTTAAACTCACTGTGTCTGGCAAGTCTCATAATTCAGTTTCTCTCAGTTGGCAACCACCGagccatggtatatcagaaTTGCAGCACTACGTAGTCAAATACAGGGAGGTAGCAGTTCCACAATCGGGCTCAACTGATTGGATAGAGGTGCAGACAGATGGAGCCGAAGGAAATGTTACTGTCGTCGGCTTAAATCCATTCACCTCCTATGAGTTTAAGGTCGTATCTGTTTGTCAAGCCGGGGGAAGTCAGGCTAGTGAAACAACCTCGGCTAAAACATACCCTACTAGTCCACCGACACAGCTTAGGAAGCATCGAGCATCCGAGAGCAGTATTCCCCTCGTATGGAGCAAACCTTCTCAAATTTCTTCTGGTCCTTCTCAAAGCAAAGTTCATGAGGAAGTTAAAACCAGCGACCAGGCGTGTTCCTTTACAATTGGTGATCTGCATGCTAACACTCGACATGAGTTTTCGGTGTCCGCTAGTTGTAGTGGTTCAGTCGCTGGTGCAGAAAGTGGCTCGATTGAAATACTTACCGGATTGTCTCATGAGACTGAGAGATACGCGCAGGAAATTGCCAAAAGATCACAGGTACTTTCCCAAGGTTGTATGGCAAAGGGAGAACCAGCAATTGTACAGCTTCCCTTGCACAACGTAAGTTTGCATTCAGGTGCCACATACCAGAGTTACAGCTTTGGTAAGACATCTAGAAACTATCTTCAGCATAAAGTCATAATGGTAGTTGGTGCTACAGGTGCCGGGAAGAGCACATTAATCAATGCCATGATTAACTACATCTTACAAGTTGAGTGGGAAGATGGGTTCCGTTTTAAGATGGTTGATGATCAAGCAGATGGGACATCCAAGTCACAAGCACATAGTCAAACGCAGATCATAAAATCATACACCATATACAGCCACACAAACCACAGTATCCCTTACACGTTGACGATCATCGACACTCCTGGATTTGGAGACACTAGGGGTATCGCTCGAGACAAAGCCATCATCGACCAAATCCgagattttttctttcattccgACACTCATCAGATAGACCACATCGATGGAATTGGCTTTGTCGCCCAAGCTTCACAGGCACGTCTGACCCCTACCCAAAGATACGTCTTTGATTCCATCCTGTCTGTCTTTGGTAAAGACATCTCGCCAAACATTCTACTTCTCGTTACATTCGCAGATGGGCAACAACCTCCACTTATTGCAGCAGTCCGAGAAGCAGGTATTCCTTGCAGAGATGAAACAATGTTCAAATTCAACAACTCTGCCCTTTTTGCAAACACTAAGGTAGAGTCAGCAGGGTCGGGTGTTGACGATTTCTGCGCTGGTGCATCTGAAGGGGGTGACGATACTAACAATTTTGACAAGATGTTTTGGAGGATGGGGTTTCACAGTTTGAGGAAATTCTTCCTCGTTCTGCATCAGCTTGACCCACGAAGCCTGTCTCTCACTAAAGAAGTCCTTGATGAGCGAAAGCGCTTGGAGGTTTCCCTCGCAGGGCTACAACCTCAGATCAAAGTGGGTATTTGTAAAATTGAAGAGCTCCGTCGGGAGCATCAGATATTGGAGCAACATGAAGTAGAAATCCAGGCAAACAAAGATTTCTGTTATGAAGTTGAAGTTCCGAAAAGCAGACAAATCGACATATCAGGCACTGGAAACTACACCACAAACTGCTGTAAATGTCATTTCACATGTCACTTCCCTTGTACGATTGCCAATGACCTAACCAAATTTTGGTGCTCGGCAATGAGTTGGTGGGGTTACTGCAATGTCTGCCCAGGCAAATGCCATTGGAGGGTTCACTTCAATCAAAATTACAAGTTTGAATACTACACTGAGAAGGAACAACGAAATTACACTGAGCTTGAAGAGCGTTACAGGGACGCAACTGGCAAAAAGCTCACCGTTGAACAGGTGATTTCCCAGGTACACCAAGAGTTCGAAGACGTCCAGAAATGCGTGTTTGTACTAATAACTCAATCTCGCGACAGTCTAAAACGACTGGAGGAGATAGCTTTGAGGCCGAACCCTCTCAGCACGGTGGAGTATGTTAACTTGATGATCGAGTCAGAGAAGAGAGAAGCCAAACCTGGCTGGGCTGCCAGGGTGGTGGCACTTGAAGATGTCCGAAAACAGGCAGACCTAATGGGTCAAGTTAAACTAGGCGACTTTAAACCATTTGGAAACTTACAAAATGAGTTCAAAGTGACCCAAAAAAAGGGCAAAAGTTGGTTTAACTGTACATGGTTGCCAAACATGCCAAAGTTCATGCAATCcacagaaaaataa